One window of the Dehalococcoidia bacterium genome contains the following:
- the smc gene encoding chromosome segregation protein SMC — protein sequence MRPVSLKRVEIAGFKSFARRTILEFPPGITAIVGPNGSGKSNVAEALRWALGEQSSRIIRTRRMEEVIFAGGAARAAAERAEVVVVLATQNGELRIARRAHRSGEGDFWLNGRRARLRDISDALLHLTGATVSGASYAFIGQGMVERFLEMRPWERRQLIEDVADIARYKARIQESQSHLEAAVEAKGRLEAIFRELQPRLQRLQSQARRAAQHARLSQELARALHHYYFALWHRGQAELSQARQQRAHAQQEANSLRERCETWRQELASLEKALQTRRQEAQQVAHRREEVAHRLHELEREVALAQQRLGDMGLRRQELAEEVASLNEELRALQVEAAAGDVTQVMEALANARRREEEARRRLAEVEAQWREAEARRQAALERARGLRQQATEAQRRAAALREGAGQQAARAEARRRELVGLLAQEVVALRTAHQEERRLQAALDELNMRMEALRAEVEEARMQLQGEEARAAALRARLQEAQDLLAAIGASVSGVRGVLGQVVRVPSGLEKAIASALGEAIRALLVDGAEEALQAALSLHHDSVARAIIAPLDGVTPPSPPSPPHGEKVLGLASQLVECEEGFRPVVEALLGHVLVVEDLDAARSLVGQRGLTVVTRDGLVLFPWGGIGVGSSPQGQRLISAHRTRQELEEAEEKAQKARRRLKAAQEALGHLLEEEKRLRAEARQWAQEAASRAQRMGRLRGELKAVMGTLARLRREDEAALKEAHRLQERASSLLQEARQAEEEAAAMASLVQGLVPARQSLLAQAVEAASRAAALEGELQNLRRGEERRRERLQKLSQALAAKTRQLQDLASQEQSLRASLAARQRELEECRRQLEALPPMAPILEEVSRLEAREKEVRSCLLAAQEKLVDVERALAHAQADEERWQRALEEAAARAAEDGLPFPPPPPVDPQGDPEALEERVRELRERLRRLGQVDEDALTELQEIQGRYDYLQAQLADLRAGEAAVRRAQRELQEWARQRFQEVFEAVAHEFSRFFQSFFPEGEARLYLVGGPEPGVELIARPPGKRVRSLAQLSGGERALTALAFLFALLAVNPFPFCVLDEADAMLDETNVVRFAEGLRRLCQRTQFIVISHNRRTIEAADAIYGISMGPDGVSRALSLSLAEALRA from the coding sequence ATGAGGCCGGTTTCCCTGAAGAGGGTGGAGATCGCTGGCTTCAAGAGCTTTGCCCGCCGTACCATCTTGGAGTTCCCCCCAGGCATCACTGCCATCGTAGGGCCTAACGGCTCGGGCAAGTCCAACGTGGCCGAGGCGCTGCGATGGGCCCTAGGGGAGCAGTCCAGCCGCATCATACGAACCCGCCGCATGGAGGAGGTGATATTCGCTGGGGGGGCTGCCCGCGCCGCGGCAGAGCGGGCGGAGGTGGTGGTGGTGCTGGCCACACAGAACGGTGAGCTACGCATCGCCCGGCGTGCCCACCGCTCCGGGGAGGGGGACTTCTGGCTCAACGGCCGACGCGCCCGCCTGCGGGACATATCGGATGCCCTTTTACACCTGACGGGCGCCACCGTGAGCGGCGCCTCCTACGCCTTCATCGGCCAGGGCATGGTGGAGCGGTTCCTGGAGATGAGGCCTTGGGAGAGGCGGCAGCTCATCGAGGACGTGGCGGACATAGCCCGCTATAAGGCTCGCATTCAGGAGTCCCAGAGTCATCTGGAAGCGGCTGTAGAGGCCAAAGGAAGGCTTGAGGCCATATTCCGGGAGCTACAACCCCGCCTGCAGCGTCTGCAGAGCCAGGCCCGCCGGGCCGCCCAACATGCTAGGCTCTCCCAAGAGCTGGCCCGCGCCTTGCACCACTACTACTTCGCTCTCTGGCACAGGGGGCAGGCGGAGCTATCCCAGGCCCGCCAGCAGCGTGCCCATGCCCAGCAGGAAGCCAACTCCTTGCGAGAGCGATGTGAGACATGGCGCCAGGAGTTGGCGTCCCTGGAGAAGGCCCTGCAAACAAGACGTCAGGAGGCGCAGCAGGTCGCCCACCGCAGAGAGGAGGTGGCCCACCGCCTCCATGAGCTGGAACGGGAGGTGGCCTTGGCCCAACAGAGGTTAGGGGACATGGGCCTGAGGCGCCAAGAGCTGGCGGAGGAAGTGGCCTCCCTGAACGAGGAGCTAAGGGCGCTGCAGGTGGAGGCCGCGGCTGGGGATGTCACGCAGGTGATGGAGGCGTTGGCAAATGCTCGGAGGCGGGAGGAGGAAGCCAGGCGCCGTCTGGCAGAGGTGGAGGCCCAATGGCGGGAGGCGGAGGCACGTCGGCAGGCGGCCCTGGAGCGGGCTAGAGGCCTGCGACAGCAGGCTACCGAGGCCCAACGGCGGGCGGCGGCCTTGAGGGAAGGTGCGGGCCAGCAGGCGGCAAGGGCGGAAGCCCGTCGCCGGGAGCTGGTGGGCCTGCTGGCCCAAGAGGTCGTTGCTCTTCGCACCGCCCATCAAGAAGAGAGGCGCCTGCAGGCGGCTCTGGACGAGCTGAACATGCGTATGGAGGCCCTCCGTGCCGAGGTGGAGGAGGCCCGTATGCAGCTACAAGGGGAGGAAGCCAGGGCGGCGGCGTTGCGTGCCCGTCTCCAGGAAGCTCAAGACCTGCTGGCTGCCATTGGCGCCTCTGTGTCCGGCGTGAGAGGGGTGTTGGGGCAGGTAGTGCGTGTGCCATCTGGGTTGGAGAAGGCCATCGCCTCCGCCCTAGGTGAAGCCATCCGCGCTTTGCTGGTAGATGGCGCTGAGGAGGCTCTGCAGGCAGCCTTGTCCCTCCATCACGACAGCGTCGCTCGCGCCATCATCGCGCCTCTGGATGGGGTGACGCCGCCTTCTCCGCCATCCCCTCCCCATGGCGAAAAGGTGCTAGGCCTGGCATCCCAGCTAGTGGAGTGCGAAGAGGGGTTCCGGCCCGTGGTGGAGGCCCTGCTGGGCCATGTCCTGGTGGTGGAAGACCTGGATGCCGCACGTTCCCTGGTGGGTCAGAGGGGCCTCACAGTGGTGACCAGGGATGGCCTTGTCCTCTTCCCTTGGGGCGGTATCGGGGTGGGGAGCTCCCCGCAAGGCCAGCGGCTGATATCGGCCCACCGGACGCGCCAGGAGCTGGAGGAGGCAGAAGAGAAGGCGCAAAAGGCGCGCAGGCGCCTGAAGGCTGCCCAAGAGGCCCTTGGGCATCTGCTGGAGGAAGAGAAACGGCTGCGCGCGGAGGCCAGGCAGTGGGCCCAAGAGGCTGCGTCGCGGGCCCAGCGGATGGGTCGTCTCCGCGGGGAGCTGAAGGCCGTCATGGGCACCCTGGCCCGCCTCCGTCGAGAGGACGAGGCTGCCCTAAAGGAGGCGCACCGTCTACAGGAAAGGGCGTCCTCCCTCCTCCAAGAGGCAAGGCAGGCCGAGGAGGAGGCGGCAGCTATGGCCTCGCTCGTCCAGGGGCTGGTGCCAGCCCGCCAGAGCCTTCTGGCGCAGGCGGTGGAAGCGGCCTCACGGGCCGCGGCGCTGGAGGGGGAGCTCCAGAACCTGCGGCGTGGGGAGGAGCGCCGCCGGGAGCGCCTTCAAAAGCTCTCCCAGGCCCTGGCTGCCAAGACGCGACAACTGCAAGACCTGGCCTCGCAGGAGCAGTCCCTCCGTGCCTCCTTGGCGGCCAGGCAGCGGGAGCTGGAGGAGTGCCGACGGCAACTGGAGGCCTTGCCGCCCATGGCGCCCATCTTAGAGGAGGTATCCCGGTTGGAGGCCCGGGAAAAGGAAGTGCGCTCGTGCCTCCTGGCAGCCCAAGAGAAGCTGGTAGATGTGGAACGGGCCCTAGCCCATGCCCAGGCCGACGAGGAGCGGTGGCAGAGGGCGCTGGAGGAGGCGGCGGCGCGGGCTGCTGAGGACGGTCTTCCCTTCCCGCCGCCTCCGCCTGTTGATCCTCAGGGGGATCCAGAGGCGTTGGAGGAGCGAGTCCGCGAGTTGAGAGAACGTCTTCGTCGTCTGGGACAGGTGGACGAGGATGCCCTTACAGAGCTGCAGGAGATACAGGGGCGCTATGACTATCTACAGGCCCAGCTAGCCGACCTGCGAGCGGGCGAGGCAGCGGTGCGCCGGGCGCAGCGGGAGCTACAGGAGTGGGCCCGCCAACGCTTTCAGGAGGTTTTCGAGGCGGTGGCCCATGAGTTCTCCCGCTTCTTCCAGTCCTTCTTCCCCGAAGGGGAGGCGAGGCTGTACCTGGTGGGAGGCCCCGAGCCGGGAGTGGAGCTAATAGCCCGACCCCCTGGCAAGCGGGTCCGCTCCCTGGCCCAGCTATCAGGAGGGG